A stretch of the Nicotiana tabacum cultivar K326 chromosome 6, ASM71507v2, whole genome shotgun sequence genome encodes the following:
- the LOC142181488 gene encoding 21 kDa protein-like, translating to MDSSALSLLHCPNSHSLASIRISFFYFILITSTLICSATGTRDLARKSETNTSEFITNSCGTTLYSKLCIETLSPYSNSIQTNPKELANAALTVSLKGAKSTTNKISKMSKEQDLGLAETHALTDCVENMEDSVVELQKSLLEMKNLNGPDFEEKMGNVMTWVSAALTDEDTCMDGFEGNGNMNEKVRATIRNYIVNVAQLTSNALALTKNLSSS from the coding sequence ATGGATTCCTCTGCTCTTTCATTGCTACATTGTCCTAATTCCCATAGCCTTGCATCTATTCGCATTTCCTTTTTCTACTTCATTTTAATAACATCCACTTTAATATGCTCAGCAACAGGAACACGAGACCTCgccagaaaatcagaaacaaatacTTCTGAGTTCATTACGAACTCTTGTGGTACGACATTGTACTCCAAATTGTGTATTGAAACACTTTCACCTTACTCAAATTCCATCCAAACAAACCCTAAAGAATTGGCTAATGCAGCATTAACAGTGAGCCTAAAAGGGGCTAAATCAAcaacaaataaaatttcaaaaatgtcCAAAGAGCAGGACTTGGGTCTAGCTGAAACACATGCCTTAACAGACTGTGTGGAAAACATGGAGGATTCTGTAGTTGAACTTCAGAAATCTTTGTTAGAGATGAAGAATTTGAATGGGCctgattttgaagagaaaatggGGAATGTAATGACTTGGGTAAGTGCTGCTTTGACAGATGAAGATACTTGTATGGATGGGTTTGAAGGAAATGGTAACATGAATGAGAAAGTTAGGGCCACTATTAGAAATTACATTGTTAATGTTGCCCAGTTAACTAGTAATGCTTTAGCTCTTACCAAAAATCTTTCATCCTCTTAG